One Microbacter margulisiae genomic window carries:
- a CDS encoding Wzz/FepE/Etk N-terminal domain-containing protein, whose product MGPEKTNDEISLQEILFHLGEIKKLILQKKKWVVGMGLAGAVIGLIASFLIKPTYTATLSFAIQDDQSSSMSNISSLASQFGFSLGGGTSGAFGGDNLYALFMSHRLIENTLLQPVQIDGKATNLLNLYIDTYHLREGWAKSKNPTMRNMQFPVNQQQSTFTRAQDSILEAIYTTIIKKPMLTAQSRDKKLSIGDITFVSQNELLSQLFVENLIQVTTNFYVATKTKVARQNYETLLHQADSVEAVYDNAVASRAALADNAPNMVKQIGGVSLIRKSTDMQIAAATLIEMKKNLEVLKLSIDQDTPLVQVIDSPTLPLQKHKLGKAKGIVLGGLIGGFVIVMFLVLVYFYRKLKENLLYPDHHSKA is encoded by the coding sequence ATGGGGCCGGAAAAAACAAATGACGAAATATCGTTACAAGAAATTCTTTTTCATCTGGGAGAGATTAAAAAGCTTATTTTACAAAAAAAGAAATGGGTGGTTGGAATGGGTTTGGCAGGGGCAGTAATTGGCCTTATTGCTTCTTTCCTGATTAAACCGACATACACGGCTACCCTTTCTTTTGCTATACAGGATGATCAATCCAGTAGCATGTCAAATATTTCGAGTTTGGCCAGCCAATTTGGTTTTTCATTAGGTGGAGGAACCAGTGGCGCTTTCGGAGGAGATAACTTGTATGCACTTTTTATGTCACACCGGCTTATTGAGAATACCTTGTTACAGCCGGTTCAGATTGATGGAAAGGCAACCAATCTGTTAAACCTCTATATAGACACCTATCATTTGCGGGAAGGATGGGCAAAAAGCAAAAATCCAACGATGCGTAATATGCAGTTCCCGGTGAATCAGCAGCAAAGTACCTTTACCCGTGCACAGGATAGTATTTTAGAGGCGATATATACTACCATTATCAAAAAGCCGATGTTGACGGCTCAAAGCCGAGATAAGAAATTAAGCATTGGGGATATTACCTTCGTTTCCCAAAATGAATTGTTATCGCAGTTGTTTGTAGAGAATCTGATTCAAGTTACTACAAATTTTTACGTAGCCACAAAAACCAAAGTAGCCCGACAGAATTATGAAACATTACTCCATCAGGCGGATTCGGTCGAGGCTGTGTATGATAACGCTGTTGCTTCAAGAGCAGCCTTGGCGGATAATGCTCCTAATATGGTAAAACAGATAGGTGGTGTAAGCCTGATTAGAAAGTCAACCGATATGCAAATTGCTGCAGCCACCTTAATAGAGATGAAGAAGAATCTGGAAGTACTGAAATTAAGCATTGATCAGGATACGCCTTTGGTGCAGGTGATCGATTCGCCTACTTTACCTTTGCAGAAACATAAATTAGGGAAAGCGAAAGGGATTGTTTTGGGAGGATTGATTGGTGGCTTTGTGATTGTAATGTTTCTTGTGCTTGTCTATTTTTATCGAAAGCTAAAAGAGAACCTATTATATCCTGACCATCATTCAAAAGCATAA
- a CDS encoding BRO-N domain-containing protein yields MTKETAIKLFNDQKIRTYWDEEGEKWYFSIVDVVGILTDQPHFQGSRNYWKVLKSRLLKEGNETVTNCNRLKLLAEDGKMRFTDVADTEQLFRLIQSIPSPKAEPFKLWLAQVARERIDEIEDPEIGIDRLMETYLRKGYSTAWINQRLKSIEIRKDLTDEWDNRGVQKGQEYAILTDEISKAWSGFTTKQYKAFKNLKKENLRDHMTNLELVLNMLAEATTTEISKEKNPETFEDSRKIAKQGGMIAGNTRKEIEAKTGKKIVSRLNAKQLEFRKKKELE; encoded by the coding sequence ATGACCAAAGAAACAGCTATCAAGTTATTTAATGATCAAAAAATTCGTACGTATTGGGATGAAGAAGGAGAAAAGTGGTATTTTTCAATAGTTGACGTTGTTGGAATTCTAACAGATCAACCCCACTTTCAAGGATCCCGAAATTATTGGAAAGTATTGAAAAGCCGACTTCTTAAAGAGGGGAATGAAACGGTTACAAATTGTAACCGGTTGAAATTGTTAGCTGAAGATGGGAAGATGCGATTCACAGATGTGGCTGATACAGAGCAATTATTTCGTCTTATTCAATCTATTCCATCCCCGAAAGCGGAACCTTTTAAGCTTTGGTTGGCACAAGTTGCCCGTGAACGAATAGATGAAATTGAAGATCCTGAAATTGGAATTGATAGATTAATGGAAACCTATTTACGCAAGGGTTATTCTACTGCCTGGATTAATCAAAGACTCAAGAGTATTGAAATACGTAAAGATCTGACCGACGAATGGGATAACAGAGGAGTACAAAAAGGACAAGAATATGCCATTCTTACTGATGAGATTTCAAAAGCATGGAGTGGGTTTACTACCAAACAATATAAAGCCTTTAAGAATCTGAAGAAGGAAAATTTACGGGATCACATGACTAATTTAGAGTTGGTTTTGAATATGCTTGCTGAAGCAACAACCACAGAGATATCAAAAGAGAAGAATCCTGAAACCTTTGAAGACAGTCGTAAAATTGCCAAGCAAGGAGGAATGATAGCTGGCAATACACGTAAAGAAATTGAAGCAAAAACAGGGAAGAAAATAGTTTCAAGATTGAATGCAAAGCAGTTAGAATTTCGAAAGAAAAAAGAACTTGAATAA